The sequence CACGACACATTTCAATTTGAACCATCGCCCCACTCTAAAAATTTATTGAACCGTGCGCAGGAAAAATATGAACAGGTTAAAGCTGCTGTCGTTTTCGTTATGCTTTCTTGCCGCTAGCAGCCATGCTGCGGGCGTCGTCGGCCAGGCCGGCCTCAAGGAGACGGTAGACAATACCATCCAGCCGCTGATGCAAAAATACGATATCCCGGGCATGGCGATTGCCGTGACTGTCAATGGTGAAAGTCATTTCTACAATTACGGCGTGGCGTCGAAGGATACCCGGCAGAGCGTGACCAACAAGACGCTGTTTGAGATCGGTTCGTTCAGCAAGACATTCACGGCGACGCTGGCTTCGTATGCCCAGGCCAATGGCGATCTTTCGCTTGCGGATAATGCCAGCAAATATTTGCCGTCCCTGCGCGGCAGCAGCTTTGACGGCATCAGCCTGATCAATCTTGGCACCCATACCGCTGGCGGACTGCCATTGCAAGCGCCGGACAATATCGAAAATACCGATCAGCTGATGGACTATTTCAAGCATTGGCAGCCGGCGCATGCGGCGGGCACTTACCGTAAGTATTCCAATCTGAGCATCGGCATGCTCGGCATGATTGCCGCGGGCAGTATGCACATGACGTTTGAAGACGCGATGGAAAAGAAGCTGTTTCCGGAGCTTGGAATGACGCATAGCTACATCAACGTGCCGCCCGGCCAGATGCAGGATTACGCGCAAGGCTATACCGCAAAAGATGTGCCGGTCCGGGTGAATCCTGGGGTGTTGGCGTCTGAAGCCTACGGCGTGAAATCGGGATCGGCTGACCTGATCCGGTTTATTGAAGCTAACATGGACGCGAGCAGGCTCAACCGCAAACTGCAACGGGCGGTCATCGATACGCACACGGGATATTTCAAGACTGGGGAGTTCACACAGGACCTGATTTGGGAGCAATATCCTTATCCTGTCGAACTGAAGCGGCTGCTGGCTGGCAACGACCCTGCCGTGATCTATCAGGAGAC comes from Collimonas pratensis and encodes:
- the ampC gene encoding class C beta-lactamase, which produces MNRLKLLSFSLCFLAASSHAAGVVGQAGLKETVDNTIQPLMQKYDIPGMAIAVTVNGESHFYNYGVASKDTRQSVTNKTLFEIGSFSKTFTATLASYAQANGDLSLADNASKYLPSLRGSSFDGISLINLGTHTAGGLPLQAPDNIENTDQLMDYFKHWQPAHAAGTYRKYSNLSIGMLGMIAAGSMHMTFEDAMEKKLFPELGMTHSYINVPPGQMQDYAQGYTAKDVPVRVNPGVLASEAYGVKSGSADLIRFIEANMDASRLNRKLQRAVIDTHTGYFKTGEFTQDLIWEQYPYPVELKRLLAGNDPAVIYQETAASRLNPPLAPQADVLLNKTGSTNGFSSYAAFVPAKKIGIVILANKSYPIDQRVTAAYQILRQLESQAAVKN